In one Candidatus Binataceae bacterium genomic region, the following are encoded:
- a CDS encoding MFS transporter, protein MILYSFLLMPIARDLHLSNTQSSLALGLSLAMTALGGVAFGFAGDRFGRKPVIIATVLIYGVGTTLCGWSHSLSSLLLYRGFTALGIGGESPGKV, encoded by the coding sequence TTGATTCTCTACTCGTTTCTGCTCATGCCGATCGCGCGCGACCTGCACCTGAGCAATACGCAGTCGTCGCTGGCGCTCGGTCTATCACTGGCGATGACCGCGCTGGGAGGGGTCGCGTTCGGTTTCGCCGGCGATCGCTTCGGCCGCAAGCCGGTCATTATCGCGACCGTCCTCATCTATGGAGTCGGCACTACGTTGTGCGGATGGTCGCACTCGTTGAGCAGCCTGCTGCTGTATCGCGGGTTCACGGCGCTCGGGATCGGCGGCGAATCGCCGGGCAAAGTCTGA